The Mercurialis annua linkage group LG7, ddMerAnnu1.2, whole genome shotgun sequence genome includes the window ttcctcgaggaatatataattagcgttacaacgcatatactaaatatcgcactaaaggagaacgacgccggaaggctgccggatatttttctccgttgctaggcatatatcgtggccgagttacGGGGCGCCTGTTTTGCGAATGAGATAGGGCCCTACCTTttcagcagtcaattacattgactttacTTATCTCGAGTGAAAACCCCACCTCTAATTATCCGCGCTACAGAAATGGAGACagaccgcagttggatgtacaGGAGCCACACAAACGGGCTGCTAACCACAGGGTATAAGGAGCATGTGAAGGAGTTTGTCCGGTTTGCATTACGGCATCCGGCTTGTATGAGTGGGGTACAGATAAAATGCCCCTGCCCTAAGAGAGGTTGTCGAAATACAAGCTATCGGGATGTCGATGAGGTGGAATTCCATCTATTGAAGAATGGGTTCGTGAAATGTTACCAAGTATGGGTTTTTCATGGCGAGGGGAGCGTTTTGAACCCCCCCTCCCCTTGCACAGTTACCAGAGCAGGATGTTGAGTTCGACTATGAAGATGAGGGGCCAGGTGAGTTCAGTTCCGCTCAAAGAATGATTCTTGATGCGGCCGGTCCAGAAATAACGTTTCCTGAAGATGAGCTCCCGAATGCTGAAGCTCaaaaattttatgatatgatgcgtacGGCTGAAGAAGACATATGGCCTGGGAATAGCAGACACTCTCCATTTTCTGCATCTGCTAAAGTGATGGAGATCAAGTGTCGACATAAGGGTTCAGTATCTTTAGTTGACGACGTATGCGGATTGATACAGGAGCTGCTCCCGgaggacaacaagatgccaacgaattttgctaaaattaagaAGCTGGTCAAAGGTTTGGGGTTGCCGGTTGAGGTTATTGACTGTTGTTTTTATAACTGTATGATTTATTGGGGGGAGGACGCGGATCTAACGCACTGCAAAGTGTGCAATTATGCGCGGTGGAAACCTGTGACCCACGGAAAATCCACAAAAAGAAAGGCTAACGTGCCATATAGTAAAATGTTCTATTTTCCAATAACTCCGAGGCtacagaggttgtacgcttcgaAAGCCACTGCTCggcatatgacgtggcacgcagaCCACGAGATGGATGGTGATAAGATGTGCCACCCTTCCGACTCTCCGGCTTGGAAACGTTTTAGTGAACTTCATTCTGAGTTTGCCGATGAAGGGAGAAATATCAGATTAGGCTTATGCTCCGATGGGTTTCAGCCATTTGCCAATTTTGGGCAGCAGTATTCCTCGTGGCCGGTCATTTTGACGCCGTACAATCTTCCCccaggcatgtgcatgaaggatgagtttatgtttttaacggTTTTGGTACCGGGGCCTAGAAATCTGAAACACCTAATGGATATCTTCCTACAGCCACTGATTGCAGAGTTGAACCAACTGTGGGAATGTGGAGTCCAGGCATATGACGTTCATAAGCGTCAGAATTTTCAACTAAAAGCGGCTCTTATgtggacaataaatgacttCCCCGCTTATTCTATGTTGTCTGGTTGGAGCACTGCTGGTAGAAAAGCATGCCCGTACTGCATGGAAAACACCGATGCATTCACACTGGATAAAAGCGGtaaacaatcgtggtttgattgccatcGCAAGTTTTTGCCTCCGAATCACCAATTCTGTCGAAATGTTACTGATTTCCGTAAGGGGAAACGAGAGGTCGGCAAAAGGTTTGCAGGGGTGAGAACTGGAGATGAACTGTTAGCAGAGATTGATCGACTGGGGTTTAAGAAGGCATTTGAGCCTGGTGCGAAAGTTACTAATGCATTACTGTCAAAAGATCATGGgtggaataaaaaaaagtatcttTTGGGATTTGCCTTATTGGAGAACGAATGTAATacgtcacaatctcgatgtcatgcatattgagaaaaatgtcTTCGATAACATTTTTAATACCGTTCTCAATGTCcccgggaaaacaaaagaccatgcaaaatctcGTGAAGAGTTGAACGACATCTGTGATCGGCCAGGGTTAGCTAAAGATCCGGCAACTGGGAGATTTCCAAAGGCAATGTATGCTTTGGATAGGGATTCAAAACGAGTTTTGCTTGAGTGGATTCAGAAAATAAAGTTTCCAGACGGGTACGCGTCAAACTTGTCTAGATGTGTTGATCTAAAGGGgctgaaaatgcatggaatgaaaagtcatgactgcCATGTTTTTATGCAACGACTTCTGCCAATCGCTCTTCGGGAGCTACTTCCGAAAAACGTGTGGGAGCCTCTAACAGAGTTAAGTATCTTCTTCAGGGAGTTAACTTCCACGTCACTATCACAGGAAGATCTAAACCGTATGGAAACTGAGATCCCAAAAATCTTGTGTAAGTTGGAACGTATATTTCCacccagcttttttgactctATGGAGCATCTCCCCGTGCATCTTCCGtatgaagctatgatggcaggaccggttcagtatcgctggatgtatccatttgaaaggtaatcaATTAGTCATGGTTTTTTCTCGAATCCATCTGTTCATATTACTAATATTAATATCCGGTTACagatatttgaggaaattgaaaaaaaaggtcaCTAATAAAGGCAGGGTCGAAGGGAGCATTAGTAGTGGATATCTGCAAGAAGAAATTGCTAAATTTGCATCCTATTATTTTGCTGAAGGTGATCCGATGTTACCCGTGCGTTTGGGAAGAAATGAAACTTGTGATATGGATATCGATGAAGATGCCGACAGACTGGGAATCTTTAAACCTAAGGGAAAGCCGTTGCGTGGTAGCGGCAGGAGATATCTTGAAGACGATGAGATCATCGCTGCTCGGACCTATGTTCTTCTGAATTGTTCCGAAATCGAAGATTATCGAAGGTAAGCATTTAAATATAGTGTAATATTTCACATATTTGTTAGAATTTGATGTAGTTTGGGCCTCTTCCATTTAAAGGGTTTTTGTGGCCGGATTGCGCGAAAGGAACAGTGACATAAGTGAAACAGAAATTGAAAGAGTGCTTGAAAGTGATTTCGCCTCTTGGTTCGAACAATATGTACGTATCTTATAACAATggactttcatttttataataaggTTTATATATCTTACAAATTTCTAACTCCCCACAGGTGAAAGATCCAACTGTCTGTACTAATCCGTTTATTCTTAGTCTCGCAAAGGGACCGTGTAGAAAGGTCACCACATATAAGGGATACTATGTAAATGGCTTCAAATTTCTGACTCAGGAATATGGGCAGGATCAACTTACAATGAATAGCGGTGTGTGCGTAAGGGGAACAGAATATGTTGAGggtgaaaatgacttttatggagtgctaacggacataattgagttagagtatccagctctaCCAATGAAGCAGACCGTCATTTTCAAATGCGAATGGTTCGACCCTATGGATACAGGCACTGACACTACCAATCGATACAACTTGCTAGATGTTAATCACAGACGCAGGTACAATAAATACGAACCGTTCATTTTGGCAGAACATGCTGACCAAGTTCACTACCTTCCATATCCAAGTAGAAAACGGGACAAAgtaaattggtgggcagtttgcaaAATTAAGGCACGATCagaacttgacatgcccgaTGCAATTATCCCGGCCTTTCAAGATGACATTGAAGAAAATCCCCTTATAGTTGAAACGGACGACAATCCCACAAATTTAGCTGACCTGAATGAGGTGGCGGACGAAGATGCGTTGCAAATCCCTCCTgctgaagatgaagaagaagaatttccgccatcctcatcagacgaagatgaagaACAACTTGACTGAcgtatttgatatttttgcagtttttgttagttgtgttcatttattattgtaatgaattagttatattattaaatgtattaattaatttaaatattttaaattgttaacaattaaaatgtatttttttataatgtatttttctgtaatgttttgttataattgttaaattgttatatgTGGAACGATACATATTTTAATGTCTGCAGGTATGAGAGGGCAGGGTGGTTCAGGTGATCCGACTAGAGGTCGGGGACGTCGGGGTTACCCAGCTAGAGGTCGTGGTCGGGGTAACCCAGCTGTGCGTGCCCCTGTTGAGGATATCCCTGTTCAGGATCAGCAGCAGGAGGTGGAGGCGGCACCCCCCGTTCAGCCCCGACAGCTAGGAGAGCCCCCTGCAGAGCTGGATGATCAGGGGAGGGCACTGTGTTTCCCAGACGCCAGCATGTAAGAATgtaaattgttagtttaatttttttgtaaacgttttgctataGAAAGTAAAAGTTTGCTGTAACCTCGTAGGGAGAGGCTGTTGAACTCAGGACCAATCTCCCGATCTATGCGGGAGATCTTTAGAAAGTGCTGGTTCGAGAATGGGCGAGCCTGGCGGTTTCTGACTCCAGAGCAGAGAGATTTCTATTGGGAGGAATTTAAggtaataaattgttaattttaaagtttgaatttagACTAACGCAAAATTACTAACTCAAACTTGGTGTTTATGTTTTGCAGAAGGAATACTGGTGGGATACGACGGATTACAGCGACGACGTCATCAAAGGTGTATTCATGACGCATGCTGCCAACCGATACAAGGACGTTATTCACAGGATGAGAGAGAAGGACGGAAAACATACCTCGATCAGCCAAGATATCTGGGATTCCTGGCAGGCCGTCTGGGCGTCAGAGGACGAGAAGAAGAAGTCCGATGTAGCTCGCGCtaatcggatgagcgagcctGCTGGAGCCGGTTCCGGACCAGTGCGCCATACAGGGGGATCCCGTTCCGCCATCAGACATATGGATGTGTTGGTTTGTTTCtagaaacttttttatttataactatcttttattttctgattttctgatgaactgacaaattgtttattattcttttaggCTGACGAGCTCGGCCGCAAGCCTACCGCAACGGAGCTGTATACTCGGATGCACTCCACGAAAGCTGATAAGGGTGTCATGGTAGACAAGAGGGCCCAAGACATGAGTGTAAGTCATAAACAATCTAATTTTAGTAGTTGTTTTACTTTACTCAagtgttagattaaattagtgtaaaatgtgtttaatttaaattgtaaatgttagattaggtgtgttaacagccggtgggttgtatatgaaatctatatgtttgcaggatgtccctgaaaaatgggtgttgatcaaattatagaggaaatgctgccgaattttcgtTAAGATTTATACTTACATTTCATATGTTATACGTTTTAATTAGCCGTtatgtgatatatatgtttttcaatctttttgtaGGATGCAATTGCTCAGAGACTTGCTGCTGCATCGCAGCCGCCGACCGGAGAGGGTGGTTCGTCTAGCACAGCGGAAGTCAACGAGACGCAGCTATTTCTGGAtatcgagggcgtcaacaagaagcgGCGTGTCTACGGGTTGGGTTCAGCGACTAGTGCGTACGTGGATACGACGACGTCTAGTAGGGCGAGGACCAGGTCCACACAGTCACAGCGAACTGAGGAGGAGATCGAGCGGCGTGTGCAGGCAGGGATCCAAGATGGACTGCGCCAGATTACCACTGAGGTGGAGGATGGCCGATATTATTCGGGCCGAGATGGCGAAGATGATACAGACTCTTCCTCCGCAGTATCGCCCACCCCCAAGTCCTtcagacgatgacgacactccgactttgtagtgtcacgtttgtatttctaacattttgtattttgtcactTTATACATTTTGTGTTATCTTGTTTTATACATTTTCTTACGATATGTAAAATAGGatatgtttttatatgaaatcgGTCGTTTTTGGAAATTGAGTTTTACTGAGAGTTGGAAATAATAGATTTTACAGATTTTAATCGTCGTGAATTGAATAGGAAAAACAGAcgaaaaatagataatttatgTCCAAATTGCGACACGTTTTGCGACGGAAGatagtccgtcgcaaatcaTGCCATTTTGCGACGGAgtaaattccgtcgcaaaatgatACAAGTTTGCGACGGACAAATAACCGTCGCAAACTTGTATCATTTTGTGACGGAATTGACTCCGTCGCAAAATGGCAtgatttgcgacggactatcttccgtcgcaaaatgtttcaatccgtcgccaatacgtctcccttttcattttttgggagACGACATTGGCGACGGTGTGTTTGGATATGGCGACGGGCTGGCCGTCGCCATATTTGCGACGCTCTGGTCGCTAATATTTTAGCGACCAGAGCTTTTGCGACGGACTAATTCCGCCGCAAATCCGTCGCAAGAGAGCTTTTGCGACGGATTATGAGTGCATTGCGACGGAATTTTCCGTCGCAAAACAGCTGAATGGAGATATGTTTTAGGCTCTTTTGTTAAGTCTTAGGATGGCACAACGATTGGATATGTGATATTATTAGATAAATAGGAGGTAGTTAATTTCAAAATCATTacttaaatcaataattttgttAAACAATTAATAAGTAGCCAATTAGAAAAACGTGAGACAAGTGAGGAGGTTTGGGATTAGTTAGATAGTATATTTTGCAAACCAATATAGTTGAAATTTGATATTCGTACTCTTCAGCAGAGACATATAaggattcaaaaaaattatgatgttATGACATACTTTTTAGAATAATCGGCTCTCACCCTTGCGTATGTATAAGACCGAATACATTTGatttctaaaataaatcaaaaaatagatttttgttCAAGAAAGAAATCTTATTGGAACTGTCCATATCCAGTTCATCCTTCAAAACCATATCACATCCCGGATCTGGTGAAATAGGATGAATTGAGACGGTATTTTGTAAATACGTTATTATCTTGAATATATTAACTAATTCTTTATTTTCCGATCGCCTGGAAGGGATAAAAGAAACATCTTTCTCTTTCTTCAACAATTTCTGATCTCTTGTGCACCTCTCCGTAGGATTGGAACCCAGATGAAGTTCTAACGATCTGTCAGAGAAAAAAGAACGAATGGATCTTGTAGGATTCCCAAGAAATTCTTCGATTTCTTCCAGAAGCAGATGATTATTCATCTCCTTCTCACCTTTCGTGAATAGCCGGGACATTTAGGAATATCCAGAAAGGCGTTTAGGGAATCGGTCTGATTCTATCTCTGTTCGTTCCGTTTGAAGGAAGGAAGGATCCCAAAGAATCGATCTTTCTTATAGTTGTTGAATCTTTCTTTGATTGATCAATGTGTGATATTCCGCATCCTCATTACTAATGGAATAGAAATGATCTCTGGATTGATCAGAAGATCCCTTCCATTGGCTAGAATTCCTTCCTTGAACGAAACTATATCTTGTGGAATTAGATTGAATATTTGACGATATATTATGTGCCTTACTAAAAAACCGATCTTTATTTACCAACCACACATTGTCTAACCAAATCCAATTCTCTCTCGATATGTTCCTCAAAAAATCTGATTCGTGCGGATTATTCCCCCAACTAACGAAGAGATCTTGGCGGAATTTCCACATATGAAATTGAGCACAATTTTGCAAAGAAATAGCCCACTTCTTTCTCGAGAAGAGATGGGAAACATGCTCAATATCATTTGATTGATCAATATCATTTGATTGAATAGTTGACCCAGCTCCTTGTTGTTTGAAGAAACCCTCCacttcaattgatattttttcacGAAAAGCAAACATGAGATAAAAAATCCAGTCTTTCACTAAGATTTCGAATAGCTGACCCATAAGTTATTAAAAGGAGTTCTAAAATACATATAGATAAATTATACCACCTAATTACCTTATTTCCTCTATGCAGAATATGTTAAATTACAAGCCGTTGGGCTTAGATTGCACGAGCGGAGAGGTCTTGGGATAGTTTGTTTTATGTCTTTTTGTGATGAGTTTAAGGAACTTCGAGGGTTTATTATGTATCGTCATCCGTTGCCTTCTGTTGACTCTGTTGTTAGTGAACTTTTATTTGAAGAAATTCGTATTAAGCCTTTTATCGTAAAAGCAATTTATCCAGTTTCTACTCCATCAGTTTTTCCATACCTCCACGAGTAAACTTTAATTCTAAATTCATGCTTTATGGATGTATTGCTTGTGATGAATGTGGATTCTGTAAATAAAAAGGCCATTGGAAATCTCAGTGATAGAGAAAAGTAGCAATAGCAGCCATATCAAC containing:
- the LOC126657268 gene encoding uncharacterized protein LOC126657268 yields the protein METDRSWMYRSHTNGLLTTGYKEHVKEFVRFALRHPACMSGVQIKCPCPKRGCRNTSYRDVDEVEFHLLKNGFVKCYQLPEQDVEFDYEDEGPGEFSSAQRMILDAAGPEITFPEDELPNAEAQKFYDMMRTAEEDIWPGNSRHSPFSASAKVMEIKCRHKGSVSLVDDVCGLIQELLPEDNKMPTNFAKIKKLVKGLGLPVEVIDCCFYNCMIYWGEDADLTHCKVCNYARWKPVTHGKSTKRKANVPYSKMFYFPITPRLQRLYASKATARHMTWHADHEMDGDKMCHPSDSPAWKRFSELHSEFADEGRNIRLGLCSDGFQPFANFGQQYSSWPVILTPYNLPPGMCMKDEFMFLTVLVPGPRNLKHLMDIFLQPLIAELNQLWECGVQAYDVHKRQNFQLKAALMWTINDFPAYSMLSGWSTAGRKACPYCMENTDAFTLDKSGKQSWFDCHRKFLPPNHQFCRNVTDFRKGKREVGKRFAGVRTGDELLAEIDRLGFKKAFEPGAKVTNALLSKDHGWNKKKYLLGFALLENEWLAKDPATGRFPKAMYALDRDSKRVLLEWIQKIKFPDGYASNLSRCVDLKGLKMHGMKSHDCHVFMQRLLPIALRELLPKNVWEPLTELRRSKPYGN
- the LOC126657269 gene encoding uncharacterized protein LOC126657269 — its product is MDIDEDADRLGIFKPKGKPLRGSGRRYLEDDEIIAARTYVLLNCSEIEDYRRVFVAGLRERNSDISETEIERVLESDFASWFEQYVKDPTVCTNPFILSLAKGPCRKVTTYKGYYVNGFKFLTQEYGQDQLTMNSGVCVRGTEYVEGENDFYGVLTDIIELEYPALPMKQTVIFKCEWFDPMDTGTDTTNRYNLLDVNHRRRYNKYEPFILAEHADQVHYLPYPSRKRDKVNWWAVCKIKARSELDMPDAIIPAFQDDIEENPLIVETDDNPTNLADLNEVADEDAFCMRGQGGSGDPTRGRGRRGYPARGRGRGNPAVRAPVEDIPVQDQQQEVEAAPPVQPRQLGEPPAELDDQGRALCFPDASMERLLNSGPISRSMREIFRKCWFENGRAWRFLTPEQRDFYWEEFKKEYWWDTTDYSDDVIKGVFMTHAANRYKDVIHRMREKDGKHTSISQDIWDSWQAVWASEDEKKKSDVARANRMSEPAGAGSGPVRHTGGSRSAIRHMDVLADELGRKPTATELYTRMHSTKADKGVMVDKRAQDMSDAIAQRLAAASQPPTGEGGSSSTAEVNETQLFLDIEGVNKKRRVYGLGSATSAYVDTTTSSRARTRSTQSQRTEEEIERRVQAGIQDGLRQITTEVEDGRYYSGRDGEDDTDSSSAVSPTPKSFRR
- the LOC126657270 gene encoding protein Ycf2-like translates to MSRLFTKGEKEMNNHLLLEEIEEFLGNPTRSIRSFFSDRSLELHLGSNPTERCTRDQKLLKKEKDVSFIPSRRSENKELVNIFKIITYLQNTVSIHPISPDPGCDMVLKDELDMDSSNKISFLNKNLFFDLF